In a genomic window of Magnolia sinica isolate HGM2019 chromosome 16, MsV1, whole genome shotgun sequence:
- the LOC131229168 gene encoding uncharacterized protein LOC131229168 isoform X2 has translation MQKSLFFTSPAPNPIPPKSQFKSLPQAPQPNPIPPKSHFNSLNKNPHQENDKTSLIPTMPEIMAASRAQNLSLQLQKLGPFFQISAWSLETEQELGRAEGLVRFWFGGRILHLDSIRMRRETLGMQKSIFGLGLFVGAVAVRHGYDCGCRKAELLAINDTDLFHSKFWQLALGSHSLLGSTQELGSRPCMKLPVRRWVTWLTCWYGEGRELEWMLILKSFS, from the exons ATGCAGAAGTCTCTTTTCTTCACATCCCCAGCACCAAATCCAATCCCTCCAAAATCCCAATTCAAATCTCTTCCCCAAgcaccacaacccaatccaattccACCAAAATCCCACTTCAATTCCCTCAACAAAAACCCACATCAGGAAAACGACAAAACCTCCCTCATTCCTACCATGCCTGAAATCATGGCAGCCTCAAGAGCCCAAAACCTCAGCCTCCAGCTCCAAAAGCTAGGACCCTTTTTCCAAATCAGCGCCTGGAGCTTGGAAACAGAGCAGGAGCTTGGGAGGGCAGAGGGTCTGGTGAGGTTCTGGTTTGGAGGGAGAATTCTCCATCTGGATTCGATTCGAATGCGAAGAGAGACGTTGGGCATGCAGAAATCGATTTTCGGTCTCGGGCTGTTTGTTGGGGCTGTTGCAGTGCGGCACGGATACGACTGTGGGTGTAGGAAAGCAGAGCTTCTTGCTATCAATGACACTGATCTCTTCCACTCTAAG TTTTGGCAATTGGCACTCGGGTCCCACAGCTTGTTAGGTTCTACACAAGAATTGGGTTCAAGGCCGTGCATGAAGTTACCGGTTCGTCGATGGGTGACCTGGCTCACATGTTGGTATGGGGAGGGAAGGGAACTAGAATGGATGCTGATATTGAAGAGCTTCTCATGA
- the LOC131229168 gene encoding uncharacterized protein LOC131229168 isoform X3, whose amino-acid sequence MQKSLFFTSPAPNPIPPKSQFKSLPQAPQPNPIPPKSHFNSLNKNPHQENDKTSLIPTMPEIMAASRAQNLSLQLQKLGPFFQISAWSLETEQELGRAEGLVRFWFGGRILHLDSIRMRRETLGMQKSIFGLGLFVGAVAVRHGYDCGCRKAELLAINDTDLFHSKENQWL is encoded by the exons ATGCAGAAGTCTCTTTTCTTCACATCCCCAGCACCAAATCCAATCCCTCCAAAATCCCAATTCAAATCTCTTCCCCAAgcaccacaacccaatccaattccACCAAAATCCCACTTCAATTCCCTCAACAAAAACCCACATCAGGAAAACGACAAAACCTCCCTCATTCCTACCATGCCTGAAATCATGGCAGCCTCAAGAGCCCAAAACCTCAGCCTCCAGCTCCAAAAGCTAGGACCCTTTTTCCAAATCAGCGCCTGGAGCTTGGAAACAGAGCAGGAGCTTGGGAGGGCAGAGGGTCTGGTGAGGTTCTGGTTTGGAGGGAGAATTCTCCATCTGGATTCGATTCGAATGCGAAGAGAGACGTTGGGCATGCAGAAATCGATTTTCGGTCTCGGGCTGTTTGTTGGGGCTGTTGCAGTGCGGCACGGATACGACTGTGGGTGTAGGAAAGCAGAGCTTCTTGCTATCAATGACACTGATCTCTTCCACTCTAAG GAAAATCAATGGCTGTGA
- the LOC131229168 gene encoding uncharacterized protein LOC131229168 isoform X1 — MQKSLFFTSPAPNPIPPKSQFKSLPQAPQPNPIPPKSHFNSLNKNPHQENDKTSLIPTMPEIMAASRAQNLSLQLQKLGPFFQISAWSLETEQELGRAEGLVRFWFGGRILHLDSIRMRRETLGMQKSIFGLGLFVGAVAVRHGYDCGCRKAELLAINDTDLFHSKLVRFYTRIGFKAVHEVTGSSMGDLAHMLVWGGKGTRMDADIEELLMKWGSRFKARN; from the exons ATGCAGAAGTCTCTTTTCTTCACATCCCCAGCACCAAATCCAATCCCTCCAAAATCCCAATTCAAATCTCTTCCCCAAgcaccacaacccaatccaattccACCAAAATCCCACTTCAATTCCCTCAACAAAAACCCACATCAGGAAAACGACAAAACCTCCCTCATTCCTACCATGCCTGAAATCATGGCAGCCTCAAGAGCCCAAAACCTCAGCCTCCAGCTCCAAAAGCTAGGACCCTTTTTCCAAATCAGCGCCTGGAGCTTGGAAACAGAGCAGGAGCTTGGGAGGGCAGAGGGTCTGGTGAGGTTCTGGTTTGGAGGGAGAATTCTCCATCTGGATTCGATTCGAATGCGAAGAGAGACGTTGGGCATGCAGAAATCGATTTTCGGTCTCGGGCTGTTTGTTGGGGCTGTTGCAGTGCGGCACGGATACGACTGTGGGTGTAGGAAAGCAGAGCTTCTTGCTATCAATGACACTGATCTCTTCCACTCTAAG CTTGTTAGGTTCTACACAAGAATTGGGTTCAAGGCCGTGCATGAAGTTACCGGTTCGTCGATGGGTGACCTGGCTCACATGTTGGTATGGGGAGGGAAGGGAACTAGAATGGATGCTGATATTGAAGAGCTTCTCATGAAATGGGGCAGCAGGTTTAAAGCTAGGAATTGA